Proteins encoded within one genomic window of Formosa agariphila KMM 3901:
- a CDS encoding 50S ribosomal protein L25/general stress protein Ctc has protein sequence MKSITINGSLRESVGKKATKALRNAGQVPCVLYGGDKPVHFTAEELAFSKLVYTPNAHTVVITLANGESFNAIMQDIQFHPVTDNILHVDFYQTFDDKEISMDIPVTFVGNSRGVKNGGVLRKNKRSLRVKALPANLPDFIEADITPLKIGGKLYITTLENEAYKFMHPDNTVVCQVRRSRAAIIEDDDEDEEGAEVEATTEA, from the coding sequence ATGAAATCAATTACAATCAACGGATCTCTAAGAGAAAGCGTAGGCAAAAAAGCAACAAAAGCCTTACGTAATGCTGGTCAGGTTCCTTGCGTATTATACGGAGGAGATAAACCAGTTCATTTTACAGCAGAAGAATTGGCATTCTCTAAACTTGTATACACACCAAATGCGCATACAGTTGTAATTACTTTAGCTAATGGGGAATCTTTTAATGCAATCATGCAAGACATTCAGTTTCACCCAGTAACTGACAATATTTTACACGTAGATTTCTACCAAACTTTCGACGATAAAGAAATCTCTATGGACATCCCTGTTACTTTTGTTGGTAACTCTCGTGGTGTTAAAAATGGTGGTGTTTTACGTAAAAACAAACGTAGCTTAAGAGTAAAAGCTCTTCCTGCTAACTTACCAGATTTTATCGAAGCAGATATTACTCCGCTTAAAATTGGTGGTAAATTATACATTACAACTTTAGAAAACGAAGCTTACAAATTTATGCACCCAGATAACACTGTGGTATGTCAAGTAAGACGTTCTAGAGCTGCAATTATTGAAGACGACGATGAAGATGAAGAAGGAGCAGAAGTAGAAGCAACTACTGAAGCATAG
- a CDS encoding LytR/AlgR family response regulator transcription factor, producing the protein MIKAVIVDDEPKAIQGLSWELGNFKNEIDVIKTFTSPEEAILYLNSTPPDCLFLDIQMPTMDGFQFLDKLINRQFAVVITTAYNEYGIKAIKQEVTDYLLKPIDSDDLRDTIYKIKKHKSKHNNTAQLEHALTKFNGKLNNNRITINTDGKLLFVEVDDILFVESDGNYSTIFLMNNQKIVLTKKLKEVNAMLPEHYFFRIHNSYIVNLTKIKEYIKNDGYVIMQSNKKIPVARQRKSDFLDRL; encoded by the coding sequence ATGATTAAAGCTGTTATTGTAGATGATGAACCTAAAGCCATACAAGGACTCTCTTGGGAATTAGGGAATTTTAAAAACGAGATAGACGTTATAAAAACATTTACTTCACCAGAAGAAGCTATTTTATATCTTAATAGCACACCTCCAGATTGCTTATTCCTAGATATACAAATGCCAACAATGGATGGATTTCAGTTTTTAGACAAGTTAATAAATCGCCAATTTGCAGTAGTCATTACCACTGCTTATAACGAATACGGTATAAAAGCAATAAAGCAAGAAGTAACAGATTACTTACTAAAGCCTATAGATTCTGATGATTTAAGAGATACAATTTATAAAATAAAAAAACATAAATCTAAACATAACAACACAGCACAATTAGAACATGCACTTACTAAGTTTAACGGAAAACTAAACAATAACCGTATCACAATAAACACCGACGGTAAACTGTTATTTGTAGAAGTAGACGATATTTTATTTGTGGAATCGGACGGAAATTACAGTACTATATTCTTAATGAATAATCAGAAAATTGTACTCACTAAAAAACTAAAGGAAGTCAATGCGATGCTTCCGGAGCATTATTTCTTTAGAATACACAATTCGTATATTGTTAACCTCACTAAAATTAAAGAATATATTAAAAATGACGGTTATGTGATAATGCAATCGAATAAAAAAATACCAGTAGCTAGACAACGTAAATCAGACTTCTTAGATCGCCTATAA
- a CDS encoding HupE/UreJ family protein encodes MLDDFLFYVEYGINHVLDINGYDHVLFLMVLTVAYVFKDWKRVLILVSLFTLGHTISLILAAYDVVKINGVIVEFLIPVTIFIMAVYNLFTAGKTLNKGVGLLFFSALFFGIIHGLGFAREFHLLIGGASQKLLPLLEFALGIEVAQIIIVFVVLFVGYIMQTVFRFSKRDWVLVVSSIVIGLVIPMILENELIA; translated from the coding sequence ATGCTAGACGATTTTCTATTTTATGTTGAATATGGTATAAACCATGTGTTAGATATTAATGGTTACGACCATGTATTATTTCTTATGGTTTTAACTGTTGCGTATGTTTTTAAAGATTGGAAGCGTGTTTTAATTTTGGTTTCTCTTTTTACATTAGGTCATACAATTTCTTTAATATTAGCGGCTTACGATGTAGTAAAAATAAATGGAGTAATTGTCGAATTTTTAATTCCTGTTACCATATTTATTATGGCCGTTTATAATTTGTTTACCGCAGGTAAAACGCTTAATAAAGGGGTGGGGCTGTTGTTCTTTTCGGCTTTATTTTTCGGAATAATTCACGGCTTAGGTTTTGCAAGAGAGTTTCATTTATTAATTGGTGGAGCAAGTCAGAAACTTTTACCCTTATTAGAATTTGCTTTAGGGATAGAAGTTGCTCAAATTATAATAGTATTTGTAGTTTTATTTGTTGGGTATATCATGCAAACCGTATTTAGGTTTAGTAAACGTGACTGGGTTTTAGTGGTGTCGTCTATCGTTATAGGGTTAGTAATTCCTATGATTTTAGAAAATGAGCTCATCGCTTAG
- a CDS encoding MarC family protein: MQFDIKEIFTAFMILFAVIDIIGNIPIIIDLRKKMGHIQSEKASIIAGVILIVFLFLGNSILKLIGIDVNSFAVAGSFILFFIALEMILGITLYKQEEQSSVTATVFPLAFPLIAGPGSLTTLLSLRAEFRTENIIVAVLANVILIYIVLKTSSAIERIIGQTGINIIRKVFGVILLAIAVKLFAHNIKALFI, translated from the coding sequence ATGCAATTCGATATTAAAGAAATATTTACAGCGTTTATGATTTTATTTGCTGTAATAGATATTATAGGAAATATTCCTATTATTATTGATTTACGTAAAAAAATGGGACATATACAAAGTGAGAAAGCATCTATAATTGCTGGTGTTATCTTAATTGTATTCTTATTTTTAGGAAATAGTATTTTAAAACTAATTGGTATAGATGTAAACTCTTTTGCTGTTGCTGGGTCTTTTATCCTATTTTTTATCGCTTTAGAAATGATATTAGGTATTACACTTTATAAGCAAGAAGAACAAAGTTCGGTTACAGCCACGGTGTTTCCGTTGGCATTCCCTTTAATTGCGGGACCTGGTAGTTTAACAACCTTACTTTCGCTTAGAGCTGAATTTAGAACAGAAAATATTATTGTGGCAGTACTAGCAAACGTTATTTTAATTTACATTGTGTTAAAAACGTCGTCTGCAATTGAACGTATAATCGGACAAACAGGAATTAACATCATTCGTAAAGTATTTGGTGTTATATTGCTAGCCATTGCAGTAAAACTATTTGCACACAACATTAAAGCCTTATTTATATAA
- a CDS encoding deoxycytidylate deaminase, which yields MPNKKQLKYDKAYLRIAREWGKLSFCERKQVGAVIVKDRMIISDGFNGTPTGFDNFCEDEAGYTKWYVLHAEANAILKVAASTQSCKGATLYITLSPCKECSKLIHQAGIVRVVYCNKYKDNSGLDFLEKAGIQIEYIEDLSA from the coding sequence ATGCCGAACAAAAAGCAGCTTAAGTACGACAAGGCTTATTTACGAATAGCTAGGGAGTGGGGAAAATTATCGTTCTGTGAACGCAAACAAGTGGGAGCAGTTATTGTTAAAGATAGAATGATTATTTCTGATGGATTTAATGGAACTCCAACAGGATTCGATAATTTTTGCGAAGATGAAGCAGGGTATACCAAATGGTATGTCTTACATGCCGAAGCTAATGCGATTCTTAAAGTAGCAGCTTCTACACAATCTTGCAAAGGTGCAACCTTATACATTACTCTCTCGCCTTGTAAAGAGTGTAGTAAGTTAATACATCAAGCTGGTATTGTACGTGTGGTATATTGCAATAAATATAAGGACAATTCTGGTTTAGATTTTTTAGAAAAAGCAGGCATACAAATAGAATATATTGAAGATTTATCGGCGTAA
- a CDS encoding ribose-phosphate pyrophosphokinase — translation MPMTEAKIFTCNQSRELAEKIAASYGTHLGNVITSTYSDGEFQPSYEESIRGTRIFIIGSTHPGPQNLMEMLLMIDAAKRASARHITAVLPYFGWARQDRKDKPRVPIAAKLVAKMLETAGATRIITMDLHADQIQGFFEKPVDHLFASTIFLPYLKSLNLDNLTIASPDMGGSKRAYAYSKALESDVVICYKQRAKANVISYMELIGDVTGKNVVLVDDMVDTAGTLTKAADLMMERGALSVRAICTHPILSGDAYKKLEASKLEELIVTDSIPLSQHSDKIRVLTCADLFSGVMQNVHYNKSISSKFVM, via the coding sequence ATGCCAATGACTGAAGCTAAAATTTTTACCTGTAATCAAAGTAGAGAATTAGCTGAGAAAATTGCAGCATCCTATGGTACACACCTAGGAAATGTAATTACCTCAACTTATAGCGATGGAGAATTCCAACCTTCTTACGAAGAATCTATTCGAGGTACTCGTATTTTTATTATTGGATCAACACACCCAGGGCCTCAAAATTTAATGGAAATGTTGTTAATGATTGATGCTGCAAAACGTGCATCAGCAAGACACATAACCGCGGTTTTACCTTATTTTGGTTGGGCAAGACAAGATCGTAAAGATAAACCTAGAGTGCCAATTGCAGCGAAATTAGTTGCTAAAATGCTAGAAACAGCTGGTGCAACTCGTATTATCACTATGGACTTACACGCCGATCAAATTCAAGGATTTTTTGAAAAACCAGTCGATCACCTTTTTGCATCCACAATCTTTTTACCTTACCTAAAGTCCCTTAATTTAGACAACTTAACCATTGCATCTCCAGATATGGGAGGATCAAAACGTGCTTACGCCTATTCTAAAGCTTTAGAAAGTGATGTTGTTATTTGTTATAAGCAACGTGCGAAAGCTAATGTGATTTCATATATGGAATTGATTGGTGATGTCACTGGTAAGAATGTTGTTTTAGTAGATGACATGGTAGATACTGCAGGAACATTAACTAAAGCAGCAGATTTAATGATGGAACGTGGCGCTCTAAGTGTAAGAGCAATTTGTACACATCCTATCTTATCTGGAGACGCTTATAAGAAGCTTGAAGCTTCAAAACTAGAAGAATTAATAGTAACAGACTCTATTCCTTTAAGTCAGCATAGCGACAAGATAAGAGTACTTACTTGTGCTGATTTATTTTCTGGTGTCATGCAAAATGTACACTACAATAAATCAATCAGTTCAAAATTCGTAATGTAA
- the pth gene encoding aminoacyl-tRNA hydrolase, which produces MKKFLIVGLGNIGDKYENTRHNIGFKILDHLAKTESLSFETQKLGDLTTYKFKGRTFILLKPSTFMNLSGKAVQYWMTKENIPLENVLIITDDLNLAFGSIRLKGKGSDGGHNGLKDIQAKLNTTQYNRFRFGISDEFSKGRQIDYVLGEWTVEENDKLPERLDKSIELIKSFGTAGLNNTMNTFNGK; this is translated from the coding sequence ATGAAAAAATTCTTAATTGTTGGCCTTGGTAATATTGGCGACAAATACGAAAACACACGCCATAATATTGGCTTTAAAATATTAGACCATTTAGCTAAAACAGAATCTTTATCTTTTGAGACCCAAAAACTAGGCGATTTAACGACTTATAAATTTAAAGGCCGAACCTTTATATTACTTAAGCCAAGTACGTTTATGAATTTAAGTGGAAAAGCCGTACAGTATTGGATGACCAAAGAAAACATTCCGTTAGAAAACGTCTTAATAATTACAGACGATTTAAACTTGGCTTTCGGTAGCATTCGATTAAAAGGAAAAGGTAGCGATGGAGGCCATAATGGATTAAAAGACATTCAGGCTAAACTAAACACCACGCAATACAACCGATTCCGATTTGGTATTAGTGACGAATTTAGCAAAGGGAGACAAATAGATTATGTACTTGGAGAATGGACTGTTGAAGAAAACGACAAGCTTCCAGAACGCCTAGACAAATCTATAGAACTCATCAAATCGTTTGGTACAGCTGGACTGAACAATACAATGAATACCTTTAACGGAAAATAA
- a CDS encoding arsenite methyltransferase, producing MNKEQELKNIVKERYTTIAEQGKAENASSCCGATTSSNKVYNIMMDDYSATKGYVEDADLGLGCGLPTQFAKIKSGDTVIDLGSGAGNDAFVARHETGAAGKVIGIDFTPIMIEKARANADKLGYNNVEFREGDIDNMPVSDNTADVIVSNCVLNLVPNKTKVISEIHRVLKPSGHFSISDVVLVGELPQALKEDAEMYAGCVAGAIQKSEYIQTIENQGFKNVTIQKEKPIVIPDDILKKYLSTEEVEAFNTKTTGIFSITVYAEKQGGFKSITTNNSNTCTPGGGCC from the coding sequence ATGAACAAAGAGCAAGAATTAAAAAATATTGTAAAAGAAAGATACACTACCATAGCAGAGCAAGGCAAAGCAGAAAACGCATCATCATGCTGTGGCGCAACTACAAGTAGCAACAAAGTGTACAATATTATGATGGACGATTATTCTGCAACTAAAGGCTATGTAGAAGATGCCGATTTAGGATTAGGCTGTGGACTACCTACACAATTTGCTAAAATTAAATCTGGAGACACGGTTATCGATTTAGGTTCGGGAGCTGGAAACGATGCTTTTGTTGCTAGACACGAGACAGGTGCTGCTGGAAAAGTAATAGGTATAGACTTTACGCCTATTATGATTGAAAAAGCACGTGCTAATGCAGACAAACTAGGATATAACAATGTTGAATTTAGAGAAGGCGACATCGATAATATGCCAGTAAGCGATAATACTGCCGATGTCATTGTAAGCAATTGCGTTTTAAACCTTGTACCTAATAAGACTAAAGTCATTTCAGAAATTCACCGCGTGCTAAAACCGAGCGGCCATTTTAGTATTTCAGACGTGGTTTTAGTTGGCGAGCTTCCGCAAGCATTAAAAGAAGATGCCGAAATGTATGCAGGTTGTGTTGCAGGTGCGATTCAAAAATCTGAATACATACAAACCATAGAAAATCAAGGATTTAAAAATGTAACAATACAAAAAGAAAAACCTATTGTTATTCCTGACGATATTTTAAAGAAATATCTATCGACAGAAGAAGTTGAAGCTTTTAATACAAAAACAACGGGTATATTTAGTATTACAGTATATGCCGAAAAACAAGGTGGTTTTAAAAGCATCACCACAAACAACAGCAATACATGTACTCCTGGAGGCGGCTGTTGTTAA
- a CDS encoding S41 family peptidase encodes MGIRKTYLPLIIGTAMAVGIFIGGKLNFSDTSDRLFTSNSKKQKLNRLIDYIDYEYVDDVNTDSIVDITVNGILETLDPHSVYIPKEDMERVSENMKGDFVGIGVHFYTYKDTVTVIRTVDDGPSAKAGILGGDRIIFADGDSLFGKYLDNLDIVHRLKGPINSKVHLKVFRKDTNQILDFDVARDVIPIRSVDASYMLTNTLGYIKVNRFAESTYREFKKALLELKAEGATEITLDLRDNPGGFLAVAEQIVDEFLEDEKLILFTKNKRGNIDKSFATEKGDFETGEVYVLINENSASASEIVAGALQDNDKGTIVGRRSYGKGLVQREMELGDGSAVRLTVSRYYTPTGRSIQRSYSDGNKDYYAEYLERLESGELLDSAKIIVADSLKFTTPKGKVVYGGGGIIPDVFVPFSTNEENETLWFLEDRGFINYFIFEELEKDRHVFDGHNREEFVETYEVSDDLVTKFQDYINARMAASISFLSHPAQVKLYLKAAIADQLFGKGAYTEVFINEDDMVKKVIALSEQH; translated from the coding sequence ATGGGAATAAGAAAAACATATTTACCTTTAATTATTGGGACTGCTATGGCGGTCGGGATTTTTATTGGAGGTAAGTTAAATTTTTCTGATACTTCCGATAGGTTATTCACTTCTAATAGTAAAAAGCAAAAACTTAATCGCTTAATAGATTATATCGACTACGAATATGTAGACGATGTTAATACCGATAGTATTGTAGATATTACGGTAAATGGTATACTCGAAACCTTAGATCCGCATTCGGTTTATATTCCTAAAGAGGATATGGAGCGTGTTTCAGAAAATATGAAAGGTGATTTTGTAGGTATTGGTGTGCATTTTTATACATATAAAGATACCGTTACTGTAATACGTACGGTAGACGATGGGCCAAGCGCCAAAGCAGGAATTTTAGGAGGTGATCGTATTATTTTTGCCGACGGAGATTCGCTTTTCGGAAAATATTTAGACAACCTAGATATAGTTCATCGTTTAAAAGGTCCTATAAATTCTAAAGTGCATTTAAAAGTATTCCGTAAAGACACCAATCAAATTTTAGATTTCGATGTTGCTCGGGATGTAATTCCAATAAGGAGTGTAGATGCCAGCTATATGCTAACAAATACGTTGGGCTATATTAAGGTAAATCGCTTTGCTGAATCTACATATAGAGAATTTAAAAAAGCATTACTCGAATTAAAAGCAGAAGGAGCAACCGAAATAACTCTCGATTTAAGAGATAATCCAGGTGGTTTTTTAGCTGTTGCCGAGCAAATTGTTGATGAGTTTTTAGAGGATGAAAAACTAATTCTTTTCACAAAAAATAAAAGAGGAAATATTGACAAAAGCTTTGCTACCGAAAAAGGTGATTTTGAAACGGGTGAAGTTTATGTTTTAATTAATGAAAATTCGGCTTCGGCAAGTGAGATTGTAGCAGGAGCTTTACAAGATAACGATAAAGGTACTATTGTAGGTAGGCGCTCTTATGGTAAAGGCTTAGTGCAACGTGAGATGGAGTTAGGCGATGGGAGTGCAGTGCGCTTAACCGTATCTAGATATTACACGCCTACAGGACGCTCAATACAGCGTTCTTATAGTGACGGCAATAAAGATTACTATGCCGAATATTTAGAGCGATTAGAAAGCGGAGAACTTCTAGATTCAGCAAAAATAATAGTGGCAGATTCTTTAAAATTTACCACACCTAAAGGAAAAGTGGTGTATGGTGGAGGCGGAATTATTCCAGATGTGTTTGTGCCGTTTTCAACAAATGAGGAGAATGAAACCTTATGGTTTTTAGAAGACCGCGGATTTATTAATTATTTTATTTTCGAAGAGTTAGAAAAAGACAGACACGTTTTCGATGGTCACAATAGAGAAGAGTTTGTAGAAACTTATGAAGTGAGCGACGATTTAGTAACTAAATTTCAGGATTATATTAATGCCCGAATGGCTGCGAGTATCTCTTTTCTTTCTCATCCAGCCCAAGTAAAATTATATTTAAAAGCTGCAATAGCCGACCAATTATTTGGTAAAGGAGCTTATACAGAAGTCTTTATTAATGAAGACGATATGGTTAAAAAAGTTATTGCACTAAGCGAGCAGCATTAA
- a CDS encoding DUF3109 family protein, which translates to MFQIGKTIISEEIIEKDFLCNLSACKGACCIDGDAGAPLDKEEVKILEDIYPKVKPFLRQEGIDAIEAQGTSIVTDFGDLETPLINGADCAYVIFDEKKTALCAIEEAYNQGEVDWKKPVSCHLYPIRIKDFTEFSAVNYDRWEICDDACSLGKELGVPIYKFVKEALIRKFGEDWYMELEKVAETYK; encoded by the coding sequence ATGTTTCAAATAGGAAAAACCATAATTTCAGAAGAGATTATCGAGAAAGATTTTCTCTGTAATTTGTCGGCGTGTAAAGGTGCATGTTGTATTGATGGCGATGCTGGTGCGCCGTTAGATAAAGAAGAAGTGAAAATTCTTGAAGATATTTACCCCAAGGTAAAACCATTTTTAAGACAGGAAGGTATAGATGCTATTGAGGCTCAAGGTACATCTATAGTTACAGATTTTGGCGATTTAGAAACGCCTCTTATTAATGGTGCAGATTGTGCGTATGTTATTTTCGATGAAAAAAAGACTGCCCTTTGTGCTATCGAAGAAGCTTATAATCAAGGTGAAGTAGATTGGAAAAAGCCCGTGTCTTGCCACTTGTACCCAATCCGAATTAAAGATTTTACAGAGTTTTCTGCCGTTAACTACGACCGCTGGGAAATTTGCGACGATGCCTGTTCTTTAGGTAAAGAATTAGGCGTGCCTATCTATAAGTTTGTTAAAGAGGCTCTAATTAGAAAATTTGGTGAAGATTGGTATATGGAACTTGAAAAAGTTGCCGAAACCTATAAGTAG
- a CDS encoding tetratricopeptide repeat protein, protein MQTNQATFALTNTRIIQYVVLTLFLCCSYSSKAQTNTLDTLYIQRLKQVVKEKPIHYYELEAALNGDKKDSLKMEYLKVQSHLVSYLEGEAYALNALGTIVRNMSLYEKAIIYHKKALEISIEAKNDVLHTISLNLIGVAYRRMDLVKPALDYHKKAYDIASKALKNNPEIADLEHSMAISRNSMGNIYLALKQYDLALKQFERSQSIERKNKNLRGLAINYQNIGYALEHKGDLTQALDNYKISLDYNEQLDSKIGRVICYNSMTQIYIKQGKYEEALELISNTLDNAIELGDKYYLAQTYVNLGWAQERLDKNEEAKINLNKALELSKTYELTMFSSDALLHLSELYAKSENYENAYTFYKESIKYENSVTNERNLNYVNDLIIEYEHETKNNQIQELANENELVRSKLERNKKFFWYTAILISLFTTMIIIIIRHRQLKQEKQIITLEQDMLRSQMNPHFIFNSLNSIKLYIINNDKEKAVYYLNKFSKLIRKILIASTEKEMTLEDELDTMKLYINIENIRFENEIQFNIGIEKGLNISNIRVPSLILQPFLENALWHGLSSKKNNKTIDLYVYQNAPDYINISIEDNGIGRAKSERINSQKILKRKSVGIAITKARLANFSRRYANDYKFKIEDLYNDRNKAIGTKVLLQIPIPHSGKA, encoded by the coding sequence ATGCAAACAAACCAAGCGACTTTTGCTTTAACTAACACAAGAATAATCCAGTACGTGGTACTCACTTTATTCTTATGCTGTTCTTATAGTTCTAAAGCTCAAACAAACACTTTAGACACACTTTATATTCAGCGTTTAAAACAGGTGGTAAAAGAAAAACCAATTCATTATTACGAATTAGAAGCTGCCTTAAATGGAGATAAAAAAGATAGCTTAAAGATGGAATATCTTAAAGTTCAATCTCATTTAGTCTCGTATTTAGAAGGAGAAGCCTACGCCTTAAATGCACTTGGAACTATTGTACGAAATATGTCTTTATATGAAAAAGCCATAATTTACCACAAGAAAGCCTTGGAGATTTCCATAGAAGCAAAAAACGATGTTCTACACACCATTTCACTTAACTTAATTGGTGTAGCCTATCGCAGAATGGATTTAGTAAAACCTGCTTTAGATTATCATAAGAAAGCCTACGATATAGCCTCAAAAGCACTTAAAAACAATCCTGAGATTGCCGATTTAGAACACAGTATGGCAATTTCCAGAAACAGTATGGGAAATATCTATTTAGCCCTAAAACAATACGATTTAGCCTTAAAGCAGTTTGAACGCTCCCAGTCTATTGAACGAAAAAATAAAAATTTACGTGGACTAGCCATTAATTATCAAAACATAGGTTATGCCTTAGAACACAAAGGTGACTTAACACAAGCATTAGATAATTATAAAATCTCCTTAGATTATAATGAACAATTAGACTCTAAAATAGGTCGTGTTATTTGCTATAATTCTATGACCCAGATTTATATTAAACAAGGAAAATACGAAGAGGCTCTAGAATTAATATCTAACACTTTAGATAATGCCATAGAACTTGGAGACAAATATTATTTAGCACAAACGTATGTCAATCTAGGTTGGGCACAAGAGCGACTTGACAAAAACGAAGAAGCCAAAATAAACTTAAACAAAGCGCTAGAATTATCTAAAACATACGAATTAACCATGTTTTCATCAGACGCATTACTTCACCTATCTGAACTGTATGCTAAATCTGAAAACTATGAGAATGCATATACTTTTTACAAAGAAAGTATTAAGTACGAAAACAGTGTGACTAACGAGCGTAATTTAAATTACGTTAACGACCTGATTATAGAATACGAACATGAAACTAAAAATAATCAGATACAAGAATTAGCTAACGAAAACGAACTTGTACGAAGCAAGTTAGAGCGTAACAAAAAATTCTTTTGGTATACAGCAATATTAATTTCGTTGTTTACAACCATGATTATCATCATTATTAGACACCGTCAATTAAAGCAAGAAAAGCAGATTATAACGCTAGAACAAGATATGTTACGTAGCCAAATGAATCCGCATTTTATATTTAATTCTTTAAACTCCATCAAGTTATATATAATTAATAACGACAAGGAAAAAGCGGTTTACTACCTTAATAAATTCTCGAAACTTATTCGAAAAATTCTAATTGCGTCTACAGAAAAAGAAATGACTTTAGAAGACGAATTAGACACAATGAAATTATATATAAATATTGAGAATATTAGATTCGAAAATGAAATTCAGTTTAATATAGGTATAGAGAAAGGTCTTAATATTAGCAACATTAGAGTACCATCGCTTATTTTACAACCGTTCTTGGAAAACGCATTGTGGCATGGTTTGTCGTCTAAAAAGAATAATAAAACAATAGATTTATACGTTTATCAAAATGCCCCTGATTATATAAATATTAGCATTGAAGACAACGGTATTGGACGAGCAAAATCTGAACGCATAAACAGTCAGAAAATTCTAAAACGAAAATCTGTAGGTATTGCTATTACAAAAGCACGTCTAGCTAATTTTTCTAGACGCTATGCCAACGATTATAAATTTAAAATTGAAGATTTATACAACGATAGGAATAAAGCTATAGGAACAAAAGTACTGTTACAAATCCCTATTCCACATTCTGGTAAAGCATAA